From one Phorcysia thermohydrogeniphila genomic stretch:
- a CDS encoding pyridoxal phosphate-dependent aminotransferase, protein MKLAGRVLGMSPSPTMAITSKAKEMRAKGIDVIGFGAGEPDFDTPQHVKEAAIKAINEGFTKYTPPAGIPELREAVAEKLRKENGIDYEPSQVVITDGAKQALFSLMLSVIEEGDEVIIPAPYWVTYPEQVKFAGGKPVFVETKEENNFSLTLEDIEPAVTEKTKMIILCTPNNPTGSVIDRDELERIGKFCAERGILIASDECYEKLTYDGFKHTSIASISEEIKNVTVTINALSKAFSMTGWRVGYAAGPKEIIDAMVKINSQSISNVNSIAQKAAVAALRGPQDFLNEWLSAFDERRRYMVEKLNEIPGVKCLLPKGAFYAFPNVKELLKMAGLKDDFALADYLLEKAKIAVVPGTAFGMPGYLRLSYATSMENIKEGLRRFHEAVKELLNG, encoded by the coding sequence ATGAAGCTGGCAGGAAGAGTTCTTGGGATGTCACCCTCTCCAACGATGGCCATCACTTCAAAGGCCAAGGAGATGAGGGCTAAAGGAATAGACGTTATCGGCTTTGGTGCTGGAGAGCCCGACTTTGATACTCCACAGCACGTTAAAGAGGCGGCTATAAAGGCGATAAATGAAGGTTTTACCAAGTACACACCTCCAGCTGGTATTCCGGAGCTCCGTGAGGCTGTTGCTGAAAAGCTACGGAAGGAAAACGGCATAGACTACGAGCCTTCTCAGGTTGTAATAACCGACGGTGCAAAGCAGGCTCTTTTTAGCCTGATGCTTTCCGTTATTGAAGAGGGAGACGAAGTAATCATTCCAGCTCCTTACTGGGTTACCTACCCAGAACAGGTAAAGTTTGCAGGTGGAAAACCTGTCTTTGTGGAGACGAAAGAGGAGAACAACTTTTCTCTGACCTTAGAGGACATTGAGCCTGCCGTTACCGAGAAAACTAAAATGATAATTCTCTGCACTCCAAACAACCCGACCGGCTCTGTTATTGATAGGGACGAGCTTGAGAGGATCGGCAAGTTCTGCGCTGAAAGGGGAATCCTTATAGCCTCCGACGAGTGTTACGAAAAGCTCACCTACGACGGCTTTAAGCATACGAGCATAGCCTCAATCTCTGAGGAGATTAAGAACGTTACAGTAACCATTAACGCCCTTTCAAAGGCCTTCTCAATGACAGGCTGGCGGGTTGGCTACGCTGCAGGGCCTAAGGAGATAATAGATGCAATGGTAAAGATTAACTCCCAGTCAATATCTAACGTAAACTCAATAGCCCAGAAGGCAGCCGTTGCTGCTTTAAGAGGTCCACAGGACTTTTTAAATGAGTGGCTCTCTGCCTTTGATGAGAGACGCCGCTACATGGTTGAGAAGTTAAACGAGATTCCCGGCGTAAAGTGTCTACTTCCAAAGGGTGCTTTTTACGCCTTCCCCAACGTGAAGGAACTCTTAAAGATGGCAGGACTAAAGGACGACTTTGCTCTTGCTGATTACCTCCTTGAAAAGGCCAAGATTGCCGTTGTTCCGGGAACAGCCTTTGGCATGCCCGGGTATTTAAGGCTTTCCTACGCTACTTCTATGGAGAACATAAAAGAAGGCCTCCGTAGGTTCCACGAGGCTGTAAAGGAGCTCCTAAATGGCTGA
- a CDS encoding O-methyltransferase, translated as MFKRWQNLGEILPDYLEKFVEDFGKKEEVLLEIEEFAKENKVPILLPSAASFLRFLVSLLRPKRVLEIGTGIGYSTLNIYYAYPEAEIITVDSNKKRALIAKEFFKKAGAKVELLEKDAFDVIRDFLSQGKTFDLIFIDSVKAEYPFFNYKVQALLSDGGVAVFDNVLFRGYVAGREFDKRYRRTVELLKLFLSQVKEYPAVKNYLFPVGDGLLVVLK; from the coding sequence ATGTTTAAACGGTGGCAGAATTTGGGTGAGATTCTTCCAGATTACTTAGAGAAGTTTGTAGAGGACTTTGGTAAAAAGGAAGAAGTCCTTCTTGAGATTGAGGAGTTCGCAAAGGAGAATAAAGTTCCGATACTCCTGCCCTCTGCAGCTTCATTTTTAAGGTTTCTTGTTTCCCTTTTAAGGCCCAAAAGAGTTCTTGAGATTGGAACGGGTATAGGTTATAGCACCCTCAACATTTACTATGCCTACCCAGAGGCAGAGATTATTACCGTTGACTCAAACAAGAAGAGAGCTCTCATCGCTAAGGAGTTCTTTAAAAAGGCAGGGGCTAAAGTGGAGCTCCTTGAAAAAGACGCCTTTGACGTTATAAGGGACTTCCTCTCTCAAGGGAAGACCTTTGACCTTATTTTTATTGACTCTGTTAAGGCTGAATATCCTTTCTTTAACTATAAAGTTCAAGCTCTCCTTTCTGATGGTGGAGTTGCCGTTTTTGACAACGTTCTCTTTAGGGGTTACGTGGCAGGGAGGGAGTTTGATAAAAGGTATAGGAGAACGGTGGAGCTCCTAAAACTCTTCCTCTCCCAAGTAAAAGAGTATCCTGCTGTAAAAAACTACCTTTTCCCAGTAGGGGACGGTCTTTTAGTTGTGTTAAAATGA
- a CDS encoding molybdopterin molybdotransferase MoeA, translating to MKVKREEAKRIILEACKEKSFEVVTLDGAYGRVLAEDVYSPVDVPGEDKSAIDGYAFNADSVKELPARLKIVGETAAGDTEKKRVNLGEAVFVMTGGVIPEGANAAVRIEDVSVEGDYVVVDFPVEPGTLVNFKGSEIKKGEKVLERGELLDYRKVGLLANIGIYRLKVYQKPKVAVIATGNEVLEPYEPYRPGTVRNSNYYILKGLLEKEGAEVVYMGVVGDSLEEMKELFEEAVSSGDLVVTTGGVSKGRYDFVRDVVESLGFDVKFSMTNIRPGRPLVFAVRGEKLFFGLPGYPAAMFVNALEFLVPAVRKLSGRKEVENHYLVAVAAEPLKSRKGRVDFIRVNFLVEEGTLKVKSAGSQQTSNLRTMAMCDGLAIVGEERGTVQVGEVVEVFKI from the coding sequence ATGAAGGTGAAGAGGGAAGAGGCAAAAAGGATAATACTTGAAGCGTGCAAAGAGAAATCTTTTGAGGTTGTAACCTTAGATGGGGCTTACGGGAGGGTTCTTGCGGAGGACGTTTACTCTCCGGTTGATGTACCCGGCGAGGATAAGTCGGCCATTGACGGCTACGCCTTTAACGCAGACTCTGTAAAGGAGCTCCCGGCAAGACTAAAAATCGTCGGCGAGACGGCTGCCGGAGATACCGAAAAGAAGAGGGTTAACCTTGGAGAGGCCGTCTTTGTTATGACTGGTGGAGTGATTCCTGAAGGGGCAAACGCTGCTGTAAGGATTGAGGATGTTTCTGTAGAGGGGGATTACGTAGTTGTTGACTTCCCGGTTGAGCCCGGAACACTTGTAAACTTTAAGGGGAGTGAGATAAAAAAGGGTGAAAAAGTTCTTGAAAGGGGAGAGCTCCTTGACTACCGCAAAGTTGGTCTCCTTGCAAATATCGGCATTTACCGGCTGAAAGTTTATCAGAAGCCAAAAGTTGCTGTGATTGCTACCGGAAATGAAGTCCTTGAGCCTTACGAGCCTTACAGGCCGGGAACTGTGAGGAATTCCAACTACTACATACTAAAGGGTCTCCTTGAAAAGGAAGGAGCTGAAGTCGTCTATATGGGAGTTGTTGGAGATAGCCTTGAAGAAATGAAGGAGCTCTTTGAAGAAGCTGTAAGTTCAGGAGATTTGGTTGTTACAACCGGGGGAGTTTCAAAGGGAAGGTACGACTTTGTCAGGGATGTTGTGGAGTCTTTAGGTTTTGACGTAAAGTTTTCAATGACCAACATCCGTCCGGGGAGACCCTTGGTTTTTGCAGTTAGGGGGGAAAAGCTCTTCTTTGGGCTTCCGGGCTACCCGGCTGCCATGTTTGTTAACGCCTTAGAGTTCCTTGTACCCGCTGTTAGGAAGCTCTCCGGCAGGAAAGAAGTAGAGAACCACTACCTTGTTGCTGTTGCGGCTGAACCACTAAAATCAAGGAAAGGGAGGGTTGACTTTATTCGTGTAAACTTTCTCGTAGAGGAAGGAACTCTAAAGGTAAAGAGTGCCGGCAGTCAGCAGACCTCAAACTTAAGAACAATGGCAATGTGTGATGGGCTGGCTATTGTAGGGGAAGAGAGAGGAACTGTTCAGGTGGGGGAAGTTGTTGAAGTGTTTAAGATTTAA
- a CDS encoding NifB/NifX family molybdenum-iron cluster-binding protein, which yields MKVAIPVESDSGLNVPVAKEIERAPYFVVVSLKGEEAEVNVYENVPAKEKKPGLIPEMLSALGVKKIVTGEMGTRLRILFEHYRIEVETGVSGTLEEVVRKILSSSASQS from the coding sequence ATGAAAGTGGCAATTCCGGTTGAGAGTGACTCAGGACTCAACGTCCCCGTAGCAAAGGAGATTGAAAGAGCTCCCTACTTTGTAGTCGTCAGCCTAAAAGGAGAGGAGGCAGAGGTAAACGTTTATGAAAACGTTCCAGCAAAGGAGAAAAAACCCGGACTCATCCCAGAAATGCTTTCCGCCTTAGGAGTCAAGAAAATCGTCACAGGCGAAATGGGAACAAGACTCAGGATACTCTTTGAGCACTACAGAATAGAGGTGGAAACTGGAGTATCGGGAACTCTTGAAGAGGTTGTGAGGAAAATCCTCAGCTCCAGTGCTTCCCAGAGCTGA
- the modA gene encoding molybdate ABC transporter substrate-binding protein translates to MRALFLALWILLFWTLPSKSEELFVSSAMGTKELVTAIGKDFEKEKGHLVIFNFASSGKLAGQIERGADVDVYISASRFWANYLKEKGLLESVSPFAKTELVVVTYRSSKITSLQEAERIALGDRLAPVGKYAIQALQKLGLYDKLRDRLVYAPNVRQITIWVTTKNADAGIIYYSDYLKFKDRLKLLEVLPETSHDPIRFYVGIVSSSKKKEVAGEFKEFLLSAPSSTYKSFGFSKCGERN, encoded by the coding sequence GTGAGGGCTTTGTTCTTAGCTCTGTGGATTTTGCTCTTTTGGACTCTCCCCTCTAAGTCTGAGGAGCTCTTCGTTTCTTCAGCGATGGGAACTAAGGAGCTCGTTACTGCCATTGGAAAGGATTTTGAAAAGGAAAAGGGACACCTTGTCATATTCAACTTTGCCTCCTCCGGAAAGCTTGCAGGGCAGATAGAAAGGGGAGCAGATGTTGACGTTTACATATCTGCCTCACGTTTCTGGGCAAACTACTTAAAAGAAAAGGGGCTCTTAGAATCTGTTTCCCCTTTTGCAAAAACTGAGCTCGTTGTAGTTACGTATAGGAGCTCAAAGATTACCTCTTTACAGGAGGCCGAAAGGATTGCCCTTGGGGACAGGTTAGCTCCCGTTGGTAAGTATGCCATTCAAGCCCTTCAAAAACTCGGGCTCTACGATAAGCTAAGGGATAGGCTCGTTTACGCTCCAAACGTAAGACAGATAACAATTTGGGTTACTACAAAGAACGCAGACGCAGGGATTATCTACTACTCAGATTACCTTAAGTTTAAGGACAGACTGAAACTTCTTGAAGTTCTCCCTGAAACTTCCCACGACCCCATAAGGTTTTACGTCGGGATAGTTTCCTCTTCAAAGAAGAAGGAAGTTGCAGGGGAGTTTAAAGAATTTCTCCTGTCAGCTCCTTCAAGCACCTACAAAAGCTTTGGCTTTTCAAAGTGTGGAGAGAGGAATTAA
- a CDS encoding ABC transporter ATP-binding protein: MLEISVKKRFKDFCLDVEFSCRTRITALFAPSGSGKSLTLQTIAGLVEPDEGRIEVNGKLFFDSKRGVNLPPQKRRVGYLFQDYALFPHMTVIENVRFGSKDEELVGELLKILEIEEIKDKFPSEISGGQKQRVALARALATKPHVLLLDEPFSALHKELKLSLYREIKKIQELFGIPIILVSHDIDEVFELADFIVVMEKGRVVQTGEPFSVFMNPLNLKVAKLLGHRSFLKGRVVSVGSDYLEVKLRSGIKLKCRRREGVAVGDEVFVSILPFSLALSPSLESTKLVVLVRKISSSREFKRIEVEIERERVELLIPSSLSPNFIMEEGRTATIYLSADFIPVIKEGS, from the coding sequence GTGCTGGAGATTTCTGTTAAGAAGCGTTTTAAGGACTTCTGCTTAGACGTTGAGTTTTCGTGTAGGACAAGGATAACTGCCCTCTTTGCCCCTTCCGGTTCTGGGAAGAGCCTTACGCTTCAGACAATAGCAGGCCTTGTAGAGCCCGACGAGGGAAGGATAGAAGTTAACGGTAAGCTTTTCTTTGACTCTAAGAGGGGAGTTAACCTTCCACCCCAAAAGAGGAGAGTCGGTTACCTCTTTCAGGACTACGCCCTCTTTCCCCACATGACCGTAATTGAAAACGTTCGGTTTGGAAGTAAGGACGAAGAGCTCGTTGGAGAGCTCCTTAAGATTTTAGAGATAGAGGAGATAAAGGACAAGTTCCCCTCAGAAATTTCAGGTGGTCAAAAGCAGAGAGTCGCCCTTGCCAGAGCTCTCGCCACAAAGCCCCATGTTCTCCTCCTTGATGAGCCCTTTTCTGCCCTCCACAAGGAGTTAAAGCTCTCCCTCTACAGGGAGATAAAGAAGATTCAGGAGCTCTTTGGCATTCCGATTATCTTGGTAAGCCACGACATAGACGAGGTCTTTGAGCTTGCAGACTTTATTGTTGTAATGGAAAAGGGTAGAGTCGTTCAGACGGGAGAGCCTTTTTCAGTTTTTATGAACCCCTTAAACCTTAAAGTAGCTAAACTTTTAGGACACAGGAGCTTCCTAAAAGGAAGGGTTGTATCTGTCGGTAGCGACTACCTTGAGGTTAAGCTGAGGTCTGGAATAAAGCTAAAGTGCAGGAGGAGGGAAGGAGTAGCCGTAGGTGATGAGGTTTTTGTCTCTATACTTCCCTTTTCCCTTGCCCTTTCTCCTTCCTTAGAGTCAACAAAGCTTGTAGTTCTGGTAAGGAAAATCTCCAGTAGCAGGGAGTTTAAAAGGATAGAAGTAGAAATAGAGAGAGAGAGAGTGGAGCTCCTAATTCCCTCTTCCCTTTCCCCAAACTTTATAATGGAGGAGGGAAGAACTGCTACCATTTACCTATCTGCCGACTTTATTCCCGTTATAAAGGAGGGTTCATGA
- the modB gene encoding molybdate ABC transporter permease subunit, whose protein sequence is MLDPQSLFSIKLSLKVATLSALIVFLTGLPLSYLLALKRFPFKNLLDALITLPLVFPPTVTGYILLLLLGKEGFIGKLIYKLFNTGVVFTWYGAVVAASVAAFPIFVKSARAAIEAVDSNLIKVSYTLGKGELSTFFKVILPLAKRGIVAALVLSFARALGEFGATLMLAGNIPFRTNTIPLEIYSAVSGGDFERANLLTAITASMSVVIIYLINRLTSSKG, encoded by the coding sequence ATGCTTGACCCTCAATCCCTCTTCTCAATTAAGCTCTCTCTAAAGGTAGCAACTCTTTCTGCACTTATAGTTTTCCTTACAGGTCTTCCCCTTTCATACCTCCTTGCACTAAAGAGGTTTCCCTTTAAGAACCTCCTTGACGCCCTCATTACCCTTCCTCTCGTCTTTCCTCCAACTGTGACCGGTTACATTCTTCTGCTCCTCTTGGGGAAGGAAGGCTTTATCGGAAAGCTCATTTACAAGCTCTTTAACACGGGAGTTGTTTTTACTTGGTATGGAGCTGTTGTTGCAGCGTCGGTTGCTGCTTTCCCGATTTTTGTAAAGAGTGCGAGAGCGGCGATAGAGGCAGTTGATAGTAACCTCATAAAGGTTTCCTACACCCTCGGCAAGGGAGAGCTCTCCACTTTCTTTAAGGTTATCCTTCCACTTGCAAAGAGGGGAATAGTTGCAGCCCTTGTTCTCTCCTTTGCGAGAGCTCTCGGCGAGTTTGGAGCTACCTTGATGCTTGCAGGGAACATTCCCTTTAGGACGAACACGATTCCCCTTGAAATATACAGTGCCGTTTCAGGTGGAGACTTTGAAAGGGCAAACCTTTTAACGGCCATTACGGCTTCTATGTCTGTCGTCATTATCTACCTGATAAACAGGCTGACGAGCTCTAAGGGGTAA
- a CDS encoding molybdopterin-binding protein — protein sequence MKKKVKVEDAVGMVLVHDITEVDLDRNFKGRVFKKGHIIRPEDVEKLKRLGKDYIYVLELSEDEIHENDAAVMLAEAIMGENTYRDEEPVEGKINIYSSVFGVVKIDVERLLKINMIGEPSCPTIHNNMYVKPGDKIAAVRIISLVAPKKQIEEAVEIARGGIIRVVPFKEKTAGIIITGNEVYYGRIKDKFYERLKPKLEFFKCSVKEKVILPDDKELIKQKILEFADKYDVVVLTGGTSVDPDDVTYLAVKEAGTQNFIRGNPIQPGNMLSMGWLNGKPIIAVPAAALFFKATSFDIWLPRLLIGDVITREEVAMKSHGGLCHSCPVCVFPICPFGRP from the coding sequence ATGAAGAAGAAGGTAAAGGTTGAAGACGCTGTAGGGATGGTCCTCGTTCACGACATAACGGAGGTGGACTTAGACAGGAACTTTAAGGGAAGAGTTTTTAAGAAGGGGCACATAATTCGTCCTGAGGACGTTGAAAAGTTAAAGAGGCTTGGAAAGGACTACATATACGTTCTGGAGCTCTCTGAAGATGAGATTCACGAGAACGACGCTGCCGTAATGCTTGCAGAAGCCATTATGGGGGAGAACACCTACAGGGACGAAGAGCCCGTTGAAGGGAAGATAAACATCTACTCCTCTGTCTTTGGCGTTGTGAAGATAGACGTTGAAAGACTTCTTAAAATCAACATGATAGGTGAACCTTCATGCCCGACGATTCACAATAACATGTACGTAAAGCCGGGAGATAAAATCGCTGCCGTTAGGATTATTTCACTGGTAGCTCCAAAAAAGCAGATAGAAGAAGCTGTAGAAATTGCCCGTGGGGGGATAATAAGGGTCGTTCCTTTCAAGGAGAAAACTGCAGGAATAATAATTACCGGTAACGAGGTTTACTACGGAAGGATTAAGGATAAGTTCTACGAGCGTCTAAAGCCCAAGCTTGAGTTCTTTAAGTGTAGCGTAAAAGAAAAGGTTATCCTCCCTGACGACAAGGAACTCATAAAGCAGAAGATTCTGGAGTTTGCCGATAAGTACGACGTTGTTGTTCTAACTGGTGGAACATCTGTTGACCCGGATGACGTTACCTACTTGGCCGTAAAGGAAGCGGGAACTCAGAACTTTATAAGAGGCAACCCGATACAGCCCGGTAATATGCTCAGTATGGGGTGGCTAAATGGAAAGCCCATAATTGCCGTCCCGGCCGCAGCTCTCTTTTTCAAGGCAACCTCCTTTGACATCTGGCTTCCAAGGCTTTTAATAGGCGACGTAATTACAAGGGAAGAGGTCGCCATGAAGTCCCACGGAGGCCTGTGCCACAGCTGTCCTGTATGCGTATTCCCAATCTGTCCTTTCGGGAGACCGTGA
- the polA gene encoding DNA polymerase I, with protein sequence MTEKKVFLFDGTSLAYRAFYAIKGLSTSKGFPTNAVFGFIRMFLKLYKDFRPEYIAVAFDVGRKTFRTKLLKEYKANRKPTPDNFKVQLPYIKKFLRCFGVTVLEKEGYEADDILGTLSKKLSAEGLKVFIVTPDKDMRQLIDENVTVVAISSKTGEKKVYDLETFRREYGIEPSQIPDLFGLCGDSIDNIPGVPGIGEKGALKLIAEYGSLENLYENLLRLTPKRRETLKEFKEQAFLSRELARVNTEVPIEVSLEELKLKEPDGKCLGELLKELEMKSTASEIQKLFPGLELGSISQLKKSKRISLEEIKKKTITFDLFSQPELALVYGETFAVATIEGFAEVSPKELFKLLPLKGKIYTFDLKSLYHRLGEDLRRYPFFDLSIGQYLLNPLLKGYSARDVLQERLGVIGINDLRDYSHYAIKIGREILSELKREGLEKLYREVELPLTYVLYRMEKRGVLFDRGYLESFGRELDEKAEKLKREIFEIAGEEFNVNSTKQLAKVLFEKLGLKPLKKTKSGYSTDVETLTALALEGHKIAELLLEYRKLTKLSSTFVKGILKHMDESGRVHTTFIQTGTATGRLSSAEPNLQNLPVSDEISKKIRHAITAPEGYTLVWADYSQVELRILAHLSQDENLIKAYREGKDIHTETAKRLFKVSEVTEELRRVAKTVNFGIIYGMSPHGLSERLRIPVKEAEEYINRYFEEFPGVKEYIERTLEEAYKKGYVRTLFGRKRPLPELSSSNQNVRSFGERAAVNATIQGTAADIMKMAMVKLHDELEKLGAYMILQVHDEIVIEAPEEKKEEVKELLKETMENVVKLSVSLTVEVSSGKHWS encoded by the coding sequence ATGACTGAAAAGAAGGTTTTCCTTTTTGACGGGACGAGCCTCGCCTACAGAGCTTTCTATGCCATAAAGGGGCTTTCTACCAGTAAGGGCTTCCCTACCAATGCTGTTTTCGGTTTTATCCGGATGTTCTTAAAGCTCTACAAGGATTTTAGACCGGAATACATTGCCGTTGCCTTTGATGTTGGCAGGAAAACCTTTAGAACAAAGCTCTTAAAAGAGTACAAGGCAAACAGGAAACCTACTCCTGACAACTTTAAGGTTCAGCTACCGTACATAAAGAAGTTCTTAAGGTGCTTTGGCGTTACTGTTCTTGAAAAAGAAGGTTACGAGGCTGACGATATCCTTGGAACGCTTTCAAAGAAGTTGTCTGCGGAAGGTTTGAAGGTTTTTATCGTTACTCCCGATAAGGATATGAGACAGCTGATAGACGAAAACGTTACGGTTGTTGCCATTTCAAGTAAAACAGGAGAGAAGAAGGTTTACGACCTTGAAACTTTCAGGAGAGAATACGGGATAGAGCCTTCTCAGATTCCAGACCTTTTTGGACTCTGTGGAGACTCTATTGACAACATTCCGGGCGTTCCCGGGATAGGGGAGAAGGGAGCTCTAAAGCTCATTGCCGAGTACGGAAGCCTTGAGAACCTGTACGAAAACCTCCTCAGGTTAACGCCAAAAAGGAGAGAAACATTAAAAGAATTTAAAGAACAGGCTTTCTTGAGCCGTGAGCTTGCAAGGGTAAATACTGAAGTTCCGATAGAGGTTTCCTTAGAGGAGCTTAAACTCAAAGAGCCCGACGGTAAGTGTTTGGGAGAGCTCCTAAAAGAGCTTGAAATGAAAAGCACAGCTTCAGAGATTCAGAAGCTCTTCCCGGGACTTGAATTAGGAAGCATTTCCCAGCTTAAAAAGAGTAAGAGAATTTCCTTAGAGGAAATTAAGAAAAAAACGATAACTTTTGACCTCTTTTCTCAGCCGGAACTGGCTCTTGTTTACGGTGAAACTTTTGCCGTCGCTACTATAGAAGGCTTCGCAGAAGTCTCGCCGAAGGAGCTCTTTAAGCTTTTACCACTTAAAGGGAAGATTTACACCTTTGATCTAAAATCCCTTTACCACCGCTTGGGAGAAGACTTAAGAAGGTATCCCTTCTTTGACCTTTCAATTGGTCAGTATCTCCTGAATCCACTCCTTAAGGGCTATTCTGCTCGTGACGTTCTTCAGGAAAGGCTTGGGGTAATTGGAATCAATGACCTTCGCGATTATTCCCATTACGCTATAAAGATTGGTAGAGAGATTCTTTCAGAGCTAAAGAGGGAGGGTCTTGAAAAGCTATATAGAGAAGTAGAACTCCCTCTTACCTACGTTCTTTACCGGATGGAAAAGAGGGGAGTTCTCTTTGACAGGGGATACTTAGAGTCCTTTGGCAGGGAGCTTGACGAGAAGGCTGAAAAGTTAAAAAGGGAGATATTTGAGATTGCCGGCGAGGAGTTTAACGTAAATTCAACAAAACAGCTTGCAAAAGTTCTCTTTGAGAAGCTGGGACTTAAACCTCTTAAGAAAACAAAGAGTGGCTACTCAACCGACGTTGAAACACTTACGGCCTTGGCCCTTGAAGGTCACAAAATTGCAGAGCTCCTTCTTGAATACCGGAAGTTAACGAAACTCTCCAGCACCTTTGTTAAAGGTATCCTAAAGCATATGGACGAATCTGGGAGAGTTCACACAACGTTTATTCAGACCGGAACAGCAACCGGTAGGCTCTCTTCAGCAGAGCCGAACCTCCAGAACTTACCGGTTTCGGACGAGATATCAAAGAAAATACGCCACGCCATAACTGCTCCAGAGGGCTACACCTTGGTCTGGGCTGACTACTCTCAGGTGGAGCTCCGTATCCTTGCCCACCTTTCTCAGGACGAAAATCTCATAAAGGCCTACAGGGAAGGTAAGGACATACACACGGAGACTGCCAAGAGGCTCTTTAAGGTTTCTGAGGTTACAGAAGAGCTCCGCCGCGTTGCAAAAACGGTTAACTTTGGGATTATCTACGGTATGAGTCCCCACGGGCTTTCTGAGAGACTACGAATACCGGTAAAAGAGGCTGAAGAGTACATCAACCGCTACTTTGAGGAGTTCCCCGGAGTTAAGGAGTACATAGAGAGAACCTTAGAGGAGGCCTACAAGAAAGGCTACGTCAGAACTCTCTTTGGAAGGAAAAGGCCACTTCCGGAGCTCTCCTCTTCTAACCAGAACGTAAGGAGCTTTGGAGAGAGAGCAGCGGTAAATGCCACAATTCAAGGGACGGCTGCAGACATTATGAAAATGGCGATGGTAAAGCTCCACGACGAGCTTGAAAAACTTGGAGCTTATATGATACTTCAGGTTCACGACGAGATAGTCATAGAAGCTCCAGAGGAAAAGAAAGAGGAGGTTAAGGAGCTCTTAAAGGAGACTATGGAGAACGTCGTTAAGCTTTCCGTTTCCCTGACTGTAGAGGTCAGCTCTGGGAAGCACTGGAGCTGA
- a CDS encoding PH domain-containing protein, translating to MAEKVFKTDKLTFLSYGLLVVAYALFFGLLFARTGGFSFKSAILLLFILPVLAYFFFLSKKKVVISDKGIKVFGLTGRKEFSWEDILEVSLSPGRKYFIFIGDKNGELAVIDDSTENFKELLREIGKRISRDKLPENYESLIENYRRSYTSPVLILVASAVLFFVILKSL from the coding sequence ATGGCTGAGAAGGTTTTTAAAACGGATAAACTGACTTTCCTTAGTTACGGGTTGCTCGTTGTTGCCTACGCCCTCTTTTTTGGGTTACTCTTTGCAAGGACAGGGGGATTTTCCTTTAAGTCTGCCATACTGCTCCTTTTCATTCTCCCCGTCCTTGCTTACTTCTTTTTCCTGAGCAAGAAGAAGGTTGTTATTTCTGACAAAGGAATCAAAGTATTTGGTCTTACGGGAAGGAAAGAATTCTCATGGGAGGATATTCTTGAGGTTTCCCTCTCTCCCGGCAGAAAGTACTTTATCTTTATCGGCGACAAGAACGGAGAGCTGGCTGTTATTGACGATTCAACGGAGAACTTTAAGGAGCTCCTAAGGGAGATAGGGAAGAGGATTTCAAGGGATAAACTTCCGGAAAACTACGAGAGCTTGATAGAGAATTACAGACGTTCCTATACTTCGCCGGTTCTCATTCTCGTGGCTTCTGCTGTTCTCTTCTTTGTGATACTTAAAAGCTTGTAG